From Planococcus halocryophilus, the proteins below share one genomic window:
- the rpiB gene encoding ribose 5-phosphate isomerase B has translation MKVAISSDHGGNNLRKEIVNLMNEIGIEYQDFGPHTDDSVDYPDYAKPVADRVASGEFDRGILICGTGIGMSISANKVKGIRCALVHDVFSAKATRGHNDSNILAMGERVIGPGLAREIAQTWLTEEFEGGRHEKRIQKITDLEK, from the coding sequence ATGAAAGTGGCAATCTCATCAGATCACGGCGGCAATAACTTGCGTAAAGAAATCGTTAACTTAATGAACGAAATCGGTATTGAATATCAAGATTTTGGTCCACATACAGACGATTCAGTAGATTATCCGGATTATGCAAAACCGGTTGCAGATCGCGTAGCAAGTGGAGAATTTGATCGCGGGATTTTGATATGTGGCACAGGCATTGGCATGTCTATCTCAGCGAATAAAGTAAAAGGAATTCGTTGTGCACTTGTTCATGATGTCTTCAGTGCAAAAGCAACAAGAGGACATAATGATTCAAATATTTTAGCAATGGGTGAGCGCGTTATTGGACCAGGACTTGCGCGTGAAATTGCTCAAACTTGGTTGACTGAAGAATTCGAAGGCGGCAGACACGAAAAACGCATCCAAAAAATCACGGACCTCGAAAAATAA
- the prfA gene encoding peptide chain release factor 1, which yields MFDRLQSVEDRYDRLNELLSDPDIVSDTNKLREYSKEQSDLQETVETYREYKDLTTQLAEAKAMFDEKMDADMREMVKEEVSELDQQVSIVEERLHKLLIPKDPNDDKNVIMEIRGAAGGDEAALFAGDLYRMYTRFAESNGWKIQVMDSNPTGLGGFKEIVFMITGKGAYSKMKYENGAHRVQRVPETESGGRIHTSTATVACLPEVEEVEVDIHENDIRTDTYASSGAGGQSVNTTMSAVRLTHLPTNTVVTCQDEKSQIKNKASAMKVLRARVYEKFQQEAQAEYDAVRKSAVGTGDRSERIRTYNFPQNRVTDHRIGLTIQKLDQILQGKMNEVVDALIIEEQSARMESLNNDQS from the coding sequence ATGTTTGATCGATTACAATCAGTAGAAGATCGGTATGACCGTTTAAATGAATTGCTGAGTGATCCAGATATCGTCAGCGATACAAACAAACTACGGGAATATTCGAAAGAACAATCAGACTTACAAGAAACGGTTGAAACCTACCGAGAATACAAAGATTTAACAACTCAATTGGCTGAAGCGAAAGCAATGTTTGATGAGAAAATGGATGCCGACATGCGCGAAATGGTCAAAGAAGAAGTGAGTGAACTCGACCAACAGGTTTCTATCGTAGAAGAACGCCTTCACAAATTATTGATTCCGAAAGATCCTAATGATGACAAAAACGTTATTATGGAAATTCGCGGAGCAGCAGGTGGAGACGAAGCGGCTTTGTTCGCAGGAGACTTATACCGCATGTATACGCGGTTTGCTGAATCCAATGGCTGGAAGATCCAAGTAATGGATTCAAACCCGACAGGTCTTGGCGGATTCAAGGAAATCGTCTTTATGATCACCGGTAAAGGTGCTTATTCAAAAATGAAGTACGAAAACGGCGCACATCGCGTGCAACGAGTTCCTGAAACAGAATCAGGTGGACGTATTCATACGTCCACTGCCACTGTAGCTTGTTTACCGGAAGTCGAAGAAGTTGAAGTAGATATTCATGAAAATGATATCCGTACCGATACGTATGCATCTTCAGGAGCGGGCGGACAATCAGTTAACACGACAATGTCAGCTGTTCGATTGACGCATCTTCCAACAAATACAGTTGTAACGTGTCAAGATGAGAAATCGCAAATTAAAAACAAAGCGAGTGCAATGAAAGTATTGCGTGCGCGTGTTTATGAAAAATTCCAGCAAGAAGCTCAAGCTGAATACGATGCAGTCCGCAAATCAGCTGTTGGAACAGGTGACCGTTCTGAACGAATCCGGACATATAACTTCCCTCAAAACCGTGTTACTGATCACCGAATCGGTTTGACGATTCAAAAGTTAGATCAGATTTTACAAGGGAAAATGAATGAAGTTGTCGATGCACTAATTATTGAAGAGCAATCGGCTCGTATGGAAAGTTTGAATAATGACCAATCCTAA
- a CDS encoding TIGR01440 family protein, with translation MQTLWQLQLEEVLSELEQQIEFRKGQVFVVGCSTSEVAGKRIGTGGGLDIAESLFEPLEKFAARHHIFLAFQGCEHINRALTVERRAAEKYGWEPVSVVPAPKAGGSLSAYAFSNMVDPVVVEEIQAHAGIDIGQTMIGMHLKRVAVPLRTSVKLVGEAIVASATTRPKLIGGERARYNRELVQSREGYTDGID, from the coding sequence ATGCAAACTTTATGGCAATTACAACTTGAAGAGGTTTTAAGTGAATTAGAACAGCAGATCGAGTTCAGGAAAGGCCAAGTTTTTGTAGTCGGCTGTTCAACATCAGAAGTAGCAGGAAAACGCATTGGAACAGGCGGCGGACTTGATATAGCAGAAAGCTTGTTTGAACCTTTAGAAAAATTCGCAGCTCGTCACCATATTTTTTTAGCATTTCAAGGTTGTGAGCATATTAACCGTGCATTGACAGTAGAACGTCGTGCAGCTGAAAAATACGGTTGGGAGCCGGTCTCTGTTGTTCCAGCTCCAAAAGCAGGCGGCTCATTGAGTGCATATGCATTCAGCAATATGGTCGACCCGGTAGTGGTGGAAGAAATTCAGGCACATGCGGGAATAGATATTGGACAAACAATGATTGGAATGCATTTAAAAAGAGTTGCCGTTCCATTGCGTACTTCTGTTAAACTAGTAGGTGAAGCGATTGTGGCATCTGCAACGACACGGCCAAAATTAATTGGCGGTGAACGTGCACGCTATAATCGTGAGCTTGTTCAATCACGGGAGGGATATACGGATGGAATTGATTAA
- the glyA gene encoding serine hydroxymethyltransferase, whose amino-acid sequence MELIKAQDPAVYEAMNAEKERQEANIELIASENFVSQAVMDAQGSVLTNKYAEGYPGKRYYGGCEHVDVVENIARDRLKEIFGADHANVQPHSGSQANMAVYTAVLEKGDTILGMNLNHGGHLTHGSKVNFSGMQYNFVEYGVTEDEQLVDYEAVRQAALEHKPKMIVAGASAYSRQLDFAKFREIADEIGAYLMVDMAHIAGLVATGAHPNPVPHAHFVTSTTHKTLRGPRGGLILCKEEFAKKIDKTIFPGIQGGPLMHVIAAKAVAFGEAQKPEFKTYIEQVVKNADALAKALIVEGVNIVSGGTDNHLLLLDLRSLNLTGKVAEHVLDEVGITTNKNTIPFDPESPFVTSGIRLGTAAVTSRGFKEEDMKEIAAVMAMLLKNPEDKNTKKEAAERVAKLTAAHPLYK is encoded by the coding sequence ATGGAATTGATTAAGGCGCAAGACCCAGCAGTATATGAAGCGATGAATGCAGAGAAAGAAAGACAGGAAGCGAATATCGAATTAATCGCTTCGGAAAACTTTGTTTCACAAGCGGTAATGGATGCACAAGGATCGGTGTTAACGAACAAATATGCAGAAGGCTATCCGGGTAAACGTTATTACGGAGGCTGTGAACATGTAGATGTAGTCGAAAACATCGCTCGCGACCGCCTGAAAGAAATTTTTGGTGCAGACCACGCGAACGTTCAACCCCATTCTGGATCACAAGCCAACATGGCTGTTTATACAGCGGTTCTAGAAAAAGGTGATACGATTCTTGGGATGAACTTAAACCATGGCGGACATTTAACACATGGTAGCAAAGTCAATTTCAGTGGTATGCAATATAATTTCGTTGAGTACGGTGTGACGGAAGATGAGCAATTGGTTGATTACGAAGCAGTTCGTCAAGCAGCATTAGAACATAAGCCGAAAATGATTGTTGCTGGTGCAAGTGCTTATTCACGTCAATTAGATTTTGCTAAATTCCGTGAAATTGCTGATGAAATCGGAGCATACTTGATGGTTGATATGGCCCATATTGCTGGTTTAGTTGCTACTGGCGCTCATCCTAACCCAGTGCCACATGCCCATTTCGTTACATCGACTACGCATAAGACGCTCCGTGGACCACGTGGTGGACTGATTCTCTGCAAAGAGGAATTTGCAAAAAAAATCGATAAAACGATTTTCCCTGGAATTCAAGGCGGCCCGCTTATGCACGTAATTGCAGCAAAAGCTGTTGCATTCGGTGAAGCACAAAAGCCTGAATTCAAAACCTATATTGAACAAGTCGTGAAAAATGCTGATGCATTGGCGAAAGCGCTAATTGTAGAAGGTGTAAATATCGTATCTGGTGGCACCGACAATCACTTGCTGTTGCTCGACCTTCGCTCGTTAAACTTGACGGGGAAAGTTGCAGAACATGTTCTTGATGAAGTTGGTATTACGACAAATAAAAATACCATTCCTTTCGACCCGGAAAGCCCATTTGTTACTTCTGGTATTCGTCTAGGAACTGCTGCCGTAACTTCTCGTGGTTTTAAAGAAGAAGACATGAAAGAAATTGCTGCGGTTATGGCAATGCTTCTGAAAAATCCGGAAGATAAAAATACCAAAAAAGAAGCTGCAGAACGTGTTGCGAAATTAACTGCTGCGCATCCGCTATACAAATAA
- the rpmE gene encoding 50S ribosomal protein L31 has translation MKTGIHPDYKQATVTCSCGNSFTTGSVKENINVELCSECHPFYTGRQKFAAADGRVDRFNKKYGLKEEINE, from the coding sequence ATGAAAACAGGAATTCACCCAGATTACAAACAAGCTACAGTAACTTGCTCATGTGGGAACTCTTTCACAACTGGTTCTGTAAAAGAAAACATCAACGTTGAGCTTTGCTCTGAATGTCATCCATTCTATACTGGACGTCAGAAATTCGCAGCAGCAGACGGCCGCGTAGATCGTTTCAACAAAAAGTACGGCTTAAAAGAAGAAATCAACGAGTAA
- the prmC gene encoding peptide chain release factor N(5)-glutamine methyltransferase, whose amino-acid sequence MTNPKYVFEALKRASSFLLEHGREEGAARILLQHELGLSYSGLIASMRDEISEVQWEKFWTNIEQHTQGIPVQHLTGTEEFYGRKFRVNADVLIPRPETEELIEETLQLIDRHMLKKELALADIGTGSGIIAITMKCELPQAQVTATDISQLALKTAAENAEELNADVDFRLGDLTKPIENEKWDVILSNPPYISYAEAPGLSDSVRDFEPHHALFADNEGLALYEKMAKQLPEMLNKPGIIGFEIGYQQGVAVQKMLKDAFPDAFVYCKKDINKNDRMVFAIIE is encoded by the coding sequence ATGACCAATCCTAAGTATGTTTTTGAGGCCCTGAAGAGGGCTTCTTCTTTTTTACTGGAACACGGCCGTGAAGAAGGAGCTGCACGAATACTACTTCAGCACGAACTCGGTCTTTCATATTCGGGGTTAATCGCCTCTATGAGAGATGAAATAAGTGAAGTGCAATGGGAGAAGTTCTGGACAAATATTGAACAGCACACACAAGGAATTCCTGTTCAACATTTGACCGGTACCGAAGAATTTTATGGTAGGAAATTTCGAGTAAATGCAGATGTGTTAATTCCAAGACCAGAAACAGAAGAGTTAATAGAAGAAACTTTGCAACTAATCGATCGCCATATGCTAAAAAAAGAGTTAGCACTTGCAGATATTGGCACTGGGAGCGGTATTATTGCAATCACAATGAAATGCGAATTGCCGCAAGCACAAGTCACTGCAACAGATATCTCGCAGTTAGCGTTAAAAACAGCAGCAGAAAATGCAGAAGAGTTGAATGCTGATGTTGACTTTCGGTTAGGAGATTTAACAAAACCAATCGAAAATGAAAAATGGGACGTTATTTTATCCAATCCTCCTTATATTTCTTATGCAGAGGCTCCAGGATTATCAGATAGCGTTCGTGATTTTGAACCGCATCATGCATTATTTGCAGATAATGAAGGGTTAGCACTATATGAAAAAATGGCAAAACAACTTCCTGAAATGTTAAATAAACCTGGAATTATTGGGTTTGAAATAGGTTATCAACAAGGAGTAGCAGTTCAAAAAATGCTAAAAGATGCTTTTCCAGATGCTTTCGTCTATTGTAAAAAAGATATCAACAAAAACGACCGAATGGTTTTTGCGATAATTGAGTAG
- the rho gene encoding transcription termination factor Rho — translation MATITISALENMTLKELYNLAKEYKLTNYSKLTKKELIFAILKTRAEQEGFFFMEGVLEIIQSEGFGFLRPINYSPSSQDIYISASQIRRFDLRNGDKVSGKVRPPKENERYFGLLQVEAVNGEDPEVAKERVHFPGLTPLYPDRHIRLETTPAHLSTRIMDLVSPVGFGQRGLIVAPPKAGKTMLLKEIANSITTNHPEAELIVLLIDERPEEVTDIERSVDADVVSSTFDEVPENHVKVAELVLERAMRLVEHKRDVVILMDSITRLARAYNLVIPPSGRTLSGGIDPAAFHRPKRFFGAARNIEEGGSLTILATALVETGSRMDEVIYEEFKGTGNMELHLDRSLAERRIFPALDMRRSGTRKEELLIEPTQLEKLWAIRKTFSDSHDFGERFLKKLGQTDTNEEFFEQLATEMKTHRSNKKMI, via the coding sequence ATGGCAACGATTACAATTTCCGCATTGGAGAATATGACGTTAAAAGAGCTTTATAATTTGGCGAAAGAATACAAACTAACGAATTACAGTAAGTTAACCAAAAAGGAACTTATTTTTGCGATTTTAAAAACACGCGCAGAGCAAGAAGGCTTTTTCTTTATGGAAGGCGTACTAGAAATTATTCAATCAGAAGGCTTTGGTTTCTTGCGACCAATCAACTACTCACCAAGTTCGCAGGACATTTACATTTCTGCTTCACAAATACGCCGTTTTGACTTGAGAAATGGCGATAAAGTTTCAGGGAAAGTGCGTCCGCCAAAAGAAAATGAACGATATTTTGGTTTGCTTCAAGTAGAAGCGGTAAACGGCGAAGATCCAGAAGTGGCAAAAGAACGCGTCCATTTCCCAGGACTTACTCCGCTTTATCCAGATCGCCACATTCGTTTAGAAACGACACCGGCACATTTATCTACCCGCATCATGGATTTAGTTTCACCTGTTGGATTTGGTCAGCGTGGCTTGATTGTAGCGCCACCAAAAGCAGGGAAGACCATGTTGTTAAAAGAAATCGCCAATTCAATTACAACCAATCACCCAGAAGCCGAATTAATCGTTTTACTAATTGATGAACGTCCAGAAGAAGTGACGGATATCGAGCGCTCTGTAGACGCTGATGTTGTGTCGTCAACATTTGATGAAGTGCCTGAAAATCATGTGAAAGTGGCAGAGCTTGTTCTTGAACGTGCGATGCGCCTTGTTGAACATAAACGTGATGTTGTTATTTTAATGGACTCGATTACTCGTTTAGCACGAGCATATAATTTGGTTATTCCGCCAAGTGGTCGTACACTATCAGGAGGAATTGACCCGGCTGCTTTTCATAGACCTAAACGCTTTTTTGGAGCAGCACGTAATATTGAAGAAGGTGGAAGCTTAACAATTTTAGCCACAGCTTTAGTAGAAACCGGGTCACGTATGGACGAAGTCATTTACGAGGAATTTAAAGGAACAGGCAATATGGAATTGCATCTTGATCGTTCTTTGGCAGAGCGCCGTATCTTCCCAGCACTTGATATGCGCCGTTCTGGTACACGTAAAGAAGAGTTGCTCATCGAACCAACACAGCTTGAAAAGCTTTGGGCGATTCGAAAAACTTTCTCTGATTCGCATGATTTCGGAGAGCGTTTCCTAAAAAAATTAGGCCAAACAGATACCAATGAAGAATTTTTCGAGCAATTGGCTACGGAAATGAAAACGCATCGAAGCAATAAGAAGATGATCTAA
- a CDS encoding thymidine kinase has product MYVMKQTGWVELICGSMFSGKSEELIRRVRRSQFAKQKIAVFKPKIDDRYSKEAVVSHNGATVIALPISRSSEMWDYITDEFDVIAIDEAQFFDEAIIENVQKLANHGFRVIVAGLDQDFRGRPFGPMPALLAIAEQVTKLQAVCTVCGSPASRTQRLIDGKPAGSDDPTILVGASEAYEPRCRHHHEVPTGVTVSE; this is encoded by the coding sequence ATGTATGTCATGAAACAAACGGGATGGGTTGAACTGATTTGCGGGAGCATGTTTTCCGGGAAATCAGAAGAACTGATCCGTCGTGTCCGCCGTTCCCAATTTGCAAAACAAAAAATTGCTGTATTTAAACCGAAAATCGACGACCGCTACAGTAAAGAAGCGGTTGTTTCGCATAATGGTGCAACTGTGATTGCACTACCAATTTCTCGTTCTTCTGAAATGTGGGATTACATCACAGACGAATTTGATGTAATTGCTATAGATGAAGCTCAATTTTTTGATGAAGCCATTATCGAAAATGTTCAAAAACTTGCAAATCACGGTTTCCGTGTAATTGTTGCGGGCTTAGACCAAGACTTTAGAGGCCGTCCGTTCGGACCAATGCCTGCGTTACTAGCAATTGCTGAGCAAGTAACGAAACTTCAAGCAGTTTGTACAGTTTGTGGTTCTCCCGCAAGCCGAACTCAACGTTTGATCGACGGAAAACCAGCAGGCTCAGATGACCCAACAATTTTAGTGGGTGCATCAGAAGCATACGAACCGCGCTGCCGCCATCATCACGAAGTTCCAACAGGTGTAACTGTTAGCGAATAA
- a CDS encoding low molecular weight protein arginine phosphatase codes for MRILFVCTGNTCRSPMAEAIVTAKNLKEIEARSAGIFAGEAPLSENAQSVLNQQQISFSHTSKPLDMEDLEWAELVLTMTNSHKMAILQAYPETAAKLFTLKEFAADSTEDVSDPYGGPIALYEKTFQELKLLIDKLIMKIT; via the coding sequence ATGAGAATTCTTTTTGTGTGTACGGGGAATACTTGTCGTAGTCCAATGGCTGAAGCGATTGTGACGGCTAAAAATTTGAAAGAAATAGAAGCTCGTTCTGCAGGAATATTTGCAGGAGAAGCGCCTCTTTCTGAAAACGCACAGTCAGTATTGAACCAACAACAAATTTCTTTTAGTCATACTTCAAAACCACTGGATATGGAAGATTTGGAATGGGCAGAACTTGTCTTAACAATGACCAACTCGCATAAAATGGCGATATTGCAAGCTTACCCTGAAACAGCAGCAAAGCTTTTTACCTTAAAAGAATTTGCAGCTGACTCAACGGAGGATGTTAGTGATCCTTACGGAGGACCAATCGCACTTTATGAAAAAACATTTCAAGAGCTAAAATTGTTAATCGATAAATTGATTATGAAAATAACGTGA
- a CDS encoding L-threonylcarbamoyladenylate synthase yields MKTEMIVVDKCVDEENSYTQAVETLKSGEVVAFPTETVYGLGADATNFEAVSKIFEAKGRPADNPLIVHVDSKESALNYVQEVSPKALQCMDAFWPGALTLIMQAKPETFASNVTANLQTVGIRVPNHPVALKLLHEVKLPLAAPSANTSGKPSPTLANHVRHDMDGRIPLILDGGATEIGIESTVLDTTCEPPVILRPGKITKEQIESVIGTIRSSSGNKDNVPKSPGMKYMHYAPTAPLYLIEDEKSLIEKAIQYVQEKGKRVAVISEMDYPLADFNFPLSMESLYASLRECDFTDADLILAPVKSSDQDQDALMNRLEKAADHKWFS; encoded by the coding sequence GTGAAAACGGAAATGATTGTTGTGGATAAATGTGTGGATGAAGAAAATAGTTATACACAAGCTGTGGAAACATTGAAATCAGGTGAAGTTGTCGCTTTTCCGACAGAAACAGTATACGGATTGGGAGCAGATGCGACAAATTTCGAAGCAGTTAGTAAAATATTCGAAGCAAAAGGACGTCCGGCAGACAATCCTTTAATTGTGCATGTAGATTCGAAAGAATCTGCATTAAATTATGTGCAAGAAGTTTCACCAAAAGCATTGCAATGCATGGATGCTTTTTGGCCAGGTGCGTTAACGTTGATTATGCAAGCAAAGCCAGAAACGTTTGCGAGTAATGTCACGGCAAACCTTCAAACAGTGGGGATTCGTGTGCCAAACCATCCTGTAGCGTTAAAGCTACTACATGAAGTAAAATTACCTTTAGCTGCACCAAGTGCAAATACGAGTGGAAAACCAAGTCCAACGTTAGCGAATCATGTTCGTCACGACATGGATGGCAGAATTCCATTAATTTTAGATGGTGGAGCTACAGAAATTGGTATCGAGTCAACTGTTTTAGATACGACTTGTGAACCTCCAGTTATCTTGCGTCCTGGAAAAATAACAAAAGAACAAATAGAGAGTGTAATTGGAACGATTCGTTCGTCATCCGGAAACAAAGACAATGTACCAAAATCACCAGGGATGAAATATATGCATTATGCGCCTACCGCACCTTTATATTTAATTGAAGACGAAAAAAGTTTGATTGAAAAAGCGATTCAATATGTTCAAGAAAAAGGAAAGCGCGTAGCTGTTATTAGTGAGATGGATTACCCACTTGCTGATTTTAATTTTCCATTATCAATGGAAAGCTTATATGCCAGTTTGCGAGAATGTGATTTCACTGACGCGGATTTAATTTTAGCACCAGTGAAATCAAGTGACCAAGATCAGGATGCATTGATGAATAGGCTTGAAAAAGCAGCAGACCATAAATGGTTTAGTTGA
- a CDS encoding EAL domain-containing protein — MHTHELMNDNKVIMEWLRRLGVKFHTSFLVINSEIESQPIVYANEAFFKMIGYSEEETLGRNGRFLHGEKTSQKASENIHACIASGEAGIFEIVNYRKNGTPFWNELSIQPLTFPEKNLKFTLLLQRDITERKRTEAMNTLQKQTYKKIESGHKLNSILQNICHACELFFIDGAKCTVLLIDNDERVYTIGATKSMPKSFEEAIIGLKVEGDIGTCGAAFYRGQPVIVEDMTTDYLWRNHQHLVEKFGLVSSWSIPILNMEDVAIGTFGIYFPAPVIPSDKDLKFMEGVASIVSLAIKYSHQHEEILRLAYSDGDTDLPNRNYFRNEIDKLLKKGQEGFVAFISTDEYTKVVDQYGHRAGDALMHEIGKRLTVHQNSSENLIARFSDSTLSLYSITPFVKIPEYLDQLMRGFADPIKVGDMELFLTLKIGVAIVMPHQKDSEELIRCSDSALSQAKLRTGEAICYFESELDEFLMRDLRVANELTAALNRNEIGVYLQPKVDLETGEVLSFEALARWTSPDLGVIPPDIFIPAAEKNGKIRLLEKSILKQVLEWMKKRVDQGLKMRQVAINISADHFFHHAFVSNLLDMTTEYGIEPKWIRLEITERIGFVDIETANKVFKHLKYCGFTASIDDFGTGYSSLSYLQKLPIEELKIDRSFISNMDEPGTLAIIQTIIQLANNLNMHAVAEGVETDKERKILLRLGCKEGQGYLFYKPMPLNEAFLL, encoded by the coding sequence ATGCACACGCATGAATTAATGAATGATAATAAAGTAATCATGGAGTGGCTACGCCGTCTCGGTGTTAAATTCCATACATCGTTCTTGGTCATCAACTCCGAAATAGAAAGCCAGCCCATCGTCTATGCAAACGAGGCTTTCTTTAAAATGATTGGCTATAGTGAAGAAGAGACATTAGGACGTAATGGCCGTTTTTTACATGGAGAAAAAACGTCTCAAAAAGCGAGTGAAAATATACATGCTTGCATCGCTTCTGGGGAAGCAGGAATCTTTGAAATCGTCAATTACCGAAAAAACGGCACACCTTTTTGGAATGAACTATCAATCCAACCGTTAACGTTTCCAGAAAAAAATCTTAAGTTCACGTTGTTGTTACAGCGTGATATTACTGAGCGAAAGCGTACAGAGGCTATGAACACGCTTCAAAAGCAAACTTATAAAAAAATTGAAAGCGGTCATAAGCTAAACTCGATCCTGCAAAATATTTGCCATGCGTGTGAATTGTTCTTTATTGATGGTGCAAAATGCACGGTTTTATTGATCGATAATGATGAAAGAGTTTATACGATTGGCGCCACTAAATCGATGCCGAAAAGCTTTGAAGAAGCGATTATCGGCCTGAAAGTAGAGGGAGATATAGGTACTTGTGGAGCTGCCTTTTACCGAGGTCAACCAGTAATAGTGGAAGATATGACTACAGATTATTTGTGGAGAAATCATCAACATTTAGTGGAGAAATTTGGTTTAGTTTCAAGTTGGTCAATTCCAATATTAAATATGGAAGATGTGGCCATCGGTACGTTTGGAATCTATTTTCCTGCCCCAGTAATCCCGAGTGATAAAGATTTGAAATTCATGGAGGGTGTTGCTTCGATTGTGTCTCTGGCTATCAAGTACTCACACCAACATGAAGAAATTTTAAGGCTAGCTTATAGTGACGGGGATACAGATTTACCTAACCGAAACTATTTTAGAAACGAAATCGATAAATTGCTGAAAAAAGGCCAAGAAGGTTTTGTCGCTTTTATTTCAACAGATGAATACACCAAAGTGGTAGATCAATATGGCCATCGTGCAGGAGATGCACTCATGCACGAGATCGGAAAACGGTTAACGGTGCATCAAAATTCCTCGGAAAACTTGATTGCCCGATTTTCAGATTCTACGTTATCGCTATATAGCATCACGCCATTTGTCAAAATACCAGAATACTTAGATCAACTTATGCGTGGATTTGCTGATCCTATCAAAGTTGGTGATATGGAATTATTCTTAACTTTGAAAATAGGTGTCGCCATTGTCATGCCGCACCAAAAAGATTCCGAAGAGTTGATTCGGTGCTCAGACAGCGCACTATCTCAGGCAAAGCTACGCACAGGTGAAGCAATTTGTTATTTTGAAAGTGAGCTGGACGAATTTCTAATGAGGGATTTACGGGTTGCCAACGAATTGACGGCAGCATTAAACCGCAATGAAATAGGTGTTTATTTGCAGCCGAAAGTCGATTTAGAAACTGGTGAGGTTTTAAGTTTTGAAGCTTTGGCACGTTGGACATCTCCAGACTTAGGGGTTATTCCTCCGGATATTTTTATTCCTGCGGCTGAAAAAAATGGCAAAATACGATTGTTGGAAAAAAGTATTTTAAAGCAAGTGCTAGAATGGATGAAAAAAAGAGTAGATCAAGGTTTAAAAATGCGACAAGTAGCCATTAACATATCAGCTGATCATTTTTTCCATCATGCCTTTGTTTCGAACTTACTGGATATGACGACTGAATATGGAATTGAACCAAAGTGGATTCGATTGGAAATTACTGAACGCATTGGCTTTGTTGATATTGAAACTGCCAATAAGGTATTCAAGCACTTGAAATATTGCGGCTTTACAGCATCGATTGATGACTTTGGAACTGGATACTCATCTCTTAGCTATCTCCAAAAGCTACCGATTGAAGAACTGAAAATTGATCGTTCGTTTATCTCGAATATGGATGAACCAGGAACTTTGGCGATTATTCAAACGATTATCCAACTTGCGAATAATTTAAACATGCATGCAGTTGCGGAAGGCGTAGAGACAGATAAAGAACGGAAGATTCTGTTGCGTCTTGGTTGTAAAGAAGGGCAAGGCTATTTATTTTACAAGCCGATGCCACTTAACGAAGCTTTTCTATTATAG